A part of Antechinus flavipes isolate AdamAnt ecotype Samford, QLD, Australia chromosome 6, AdamAnt_v2, whole genome shotgun sequence genomic DNA contains:
- the MUC5AC gene encoding mucin-5AC isoform X10, with amino-acid sequence MGAGSWGQALPLWALLLLASSSRQQQQPGHDTPRVLYNLPGALQKQDSFSGSPLRVSMPVMTTISPIKTYSPSHNGQVCSTWGDFHYKTFDGDIFHFPGLCNYVFSSHCKSPYEDFNIQIRRSPGPNATTTVSRVTLKLEGTVLEMSPGAILVNGKPAQLPFSQAGILVEKSSTYVRVVAKLGLVFLWNQDDGLLLELDAKYANQTCGLCGDFNGVPTYNEFFSNNIRLTAAQYGNMQKMDGPTEQCQDPLPAAPHNCTDPFDICETVLLSAPFFACHALVDVDSYVEACRQDACRCDEGQRAACICGTVAEYSRQCAHAGGLPANWRGPKLCPKTCPWNMQYRECGSPCVDTCSNHEQSPLCEEHCVDGCFCPPGTVFDDISGQGCVPVNQCFCTYKGQPYAPGAFYSTECTNCTCSGGQWSCQDLPCPGTCSVTGGSHFSTFDEKHYTVHGDCNYVLVKPCDDKAFTVLTELRKCGLTDSETCLKSVSLSVGQTVIVIKSTGEVFVNRIYTQLPVSAGNATLFRPSSSFIIAQTNLGLQLTIQLSPIMQVFVRLEPSLQGLTCGLCGNFNNIQADDFRTMSGVVEGTAAAFVNTYKTQADCPNVKNHFEDPCTLSVENEKYAQHWCGLLTDPQGPFALCHAVVSPALYHRNCMFDTCNCEKSEDCLCAALSSYVQACAAQGVLLSGWRAGVCTKSMSCPKSLTYHYHITTCQPTCRSLSEPDVTCGIKFVPVDGCACQEGTFMDDTGKCVPLASCPCYYQGSALPNGESVHDNGAICTCTQGRLNCIGGQVPKPACTAPMVYFDCRNASAGATGAECQKSCHTLDMACYNSQCVSGCVCPDGLVSDGEGGCIHKDQCPCVHNEANYQPGETIQVECNTCTCKNRMWECTKEPCLGTCAVYGDGHYITFDGQRYSFSGNCEYTLVQDHCGKNSSGKGTFRVITENIPCGTTGTTCSKAIKIFLGSYELKLSEGKVEAMEKEGAKGEPPYSIRQMGIYLIVDTNAGLVLLWDKKTSIFIQLSQDFKGKVCGLCGNYDGNTVNDFTTRSLSVVGDVQEFGNSWKLSPTCPDAVPVRDPCTANPYRKAWAQKQCSIINSAVFAACHPHVEPTKYYEACVSDACACDTGGDCECFCTAVAAYAQACNEISVCVSWRTPSICPLFCDYYNPNGSCEWHYQPCGAPCMKTCHNPSGKCSHNVRGLEGCYPKCPPEAPIFDEDKMECVQSCAPCYIRGRYYPPGSPVPSDQNCHSCSCTEAGIKCTYDSKACVCTYEGRSFHPGEIIYHTTDGTGGCITATCSANGTIVGKVYDCDFTTPAPSTTFSFSHTTLGRHSTCQGHKVTSVPPVTSLATEHFTTPLPMTGPTVTVTKSETTECVKEVCTWSPWLDVSHPGTGANSGDFDTLENIRAEGYRVCSSPRGVECRAAEFPAVPWQELNQTVECSTTQGLICHNKDQASGKCENYQIRILCCTSQSCEPSTVRAPTTEPHSQSTVTPATSTSSPSTIPEPESHSTKTTVSPTTKEKETTESHSPSPKTLENSSHSPKVTSVEVRTVPVTNPCLQEVCEWTAWIDGSYPSPDINGGDFDTFKHLRSEGYKFCDVPTEVECRAKSFPNTPLEELEQNVTCSKTEGLVCLNKDQLPPICYNYEIRIKCCWKENVCGPKERTTSRTYTTQTPKSHGVTKITTEQKPTVKPTCQPQCSWTKWFDVDFPSSEPSGGDEETYNNIMARGEKICHKPEYITELECRSESHPGVSINETGQVVECNPDYGLICRNQDQKGKFKMCLNYEIRVLCCEPMDNCPITSPTTPTTTSVTTKPSPETTSHSVPITATSPPTSPQTPTTSVTTSPTTPTTTSVTTKPSPETTSHSVPTTTTSPPSSPQTPTTSVTTSPTTPTTTSVTTKPSPETTSHSVPTTTTSPPTSPQTPTTSVTTSPTTPTTTSVTTQPSPETTTHSVPTTTTSPPSSPQTPTTSVTTSPTTPTTTSVTTKPSPETTSHSVPTTTTSPPSSPQTPTTSISTTPTTTPSTSTHPPTPSCQPQCSWTKWFDVDFPSSGPNGGDEETYNNIMARGEKICHKPEYITELECRSESHPGVSINETGQVVECNLDYGLICRNQDQKGKFKMCFNYEIRVLCCEPVNCLITTTTSPTTPTTTSVTTKPSPETTSHSVSTTTTSTPSSPQTPTTSVSTTPTTTPSTSTHPSTPSCQPQCSWTKWFDVDFPSSGPNGGDEETYNNIMARGEQICHKPEYITELECRSESHPEVSINETGQVVECNPDYGLICRNQDQKGKFKMCFNYEIRVLCCEPVNCPITTTTSPTTPTTTSVTTKPSPETTSHSVSTTTTSTPSSPQTPTTSVSTTPTTTPSTSTHPSTPSCQPQCSWTKWFDVDFPSSGPNGGDEETYNNIMARGEKICHKPEYITELECRSESHPEVSINETGQVVECNPDYGLICRNQDQKGKFKMCFNYEIRVLCCEPVNCPITTTTSPTTPTTTSVTTKPSPETTSHSVPTTTTSTPSSPQTPMTSVSTPTEKIPSTTPTTTPSTSTYSPTPSCQPQCSWTKWFDVDFPSSGPNGGDEETYNNIMARGEKICHKPEHITELECRSESHPEVSINETGQVVECNPDYGLICRNQDQKGKFKICFNYEIRVLCCEPMDNCPSTMPSSSLSPTISMKTSATTFLPSSKIPPFHVSTTFSTLSPHSSSSCYCFLSGKVYPAGTVIYNQTDNAGYCYSAICNRDCSVERIAESCPTIAPAPSPSTSASTTTAIDTSATTPRLPSASSSRPPVTTGKSSGCLNAEPPRKKGETWFMHKCKKATCEGDDVITLTPVSCPPVKELSCANGYPPVKVYDDADHCCYHYECQCVCSGWGDPHYITFDGIYYTFLDNCTYVLVQQIHPVYDHFRVLIDNYFCDAQDGLSCPRSITVEYKDNRIVLIRTLVRGMMENEIIFNNRTVSAGFKKDGIVISTLGIKMFVTIPEIGVQVMFSGMLFSVEVPFTKFANNTEGQCGTCTNDKRDECRLPDGKMASSCSAMSGSWKYHVPGQPYCAGPPPTPPVPSPTTSKPCPPSLLCMLIMSEVFEACHHVIPPEPYFEGCVYDQCRVPDGLVWCSSLELYASLCAAEGVCIDWRGETQGQCALTCPAGQVYQACGPIYPPTCQSPQGSINSSLTLPGNIGVLTEGCFCPTGTTMFSFDSEVCVPATPSECHSWCTGPNGEPVKPGATVPSGLCETCSCVRDDNPESKKSVIHCQPIVCDTHCPMGFKYQEEPGRCCGKCVQVACVVHTNGSAVHLVKPGQTWSSPEDKCVQYECEKVNGQLILVTAKKACPPVLCSPDQVRKSEDGCCLVCPPPPQVYPCAVGRHTQVIRKGSCSSPTPVEVTYCQGNCGDTMSIYSFESNALEHRCRCCRELSTSQRNVTLTCPDGSSLAFAFSQVEECGCQRLRCDKPDGGSGEGEESGESEEEPARSQETGAAPAAQRPR; translated from the exons ATGGGTGCCGGCAGCTGGGGGCAAGCCCTGCCCCTCTGGGCCCTTCTCCTGCTCGCCTCCTCCtccaggcagcagcagcagccag GGCATGACACTCCTCGAGTTCTGTACAACCTCCCCGGCGCCCTGCAGAAGCAGGACT CCTTCTCCGGCAGCCCGCTCCGAGTCTCCATGCCGGTGATGACCACCATCTCACCCATCAAGA CCTACAGCCCCTCCCACAATGGCCAAGTCTGCAGCACCTGGGGGGACTTCCACTACAAGACCTTCGATGGCGACATCTTCCACTTTCCCGGCCTCTGCAACTATGTCTTCTCCTCCCACTGCAAGTCGCCCTACGAGGACTTCAACATCCAAATCCGGCGCTCCCCGGGGCCCAACGCCACCACGACCGTGAGCCGCGTCACCCTCAAGCTGGAGGGGACCGTGCTGGAAATGAGCCCGGGCGCCATCTTGGTCAATGGCAAACC GGCCCAGCTGCCCTTCAGCCAGGCGGGCATCCTGGTCGAGAAGAGCAGCACTTATGTGAGGGTCGTGGCCAAGCTGGGCCTCGTGTTCCTGTGGAACCAAGACGATGGGCTCCTG CTGGAACTGGACGCCAAATACGCCAACCAGACCTGTGGCCTCTGCGGAGACTTCAACGGCGTCCCCACCTATAACGAGTTCTTCTCCAACA ACATCAGGCTGACCGCGGCCCAGTACGGGAACATGCAGAAGATGGACGGGCCCACGGAGCAGTGCCAGGACCCCCTGCCGGCCGCCCCGCACAACTGCACGGACCCCTTT GACATCTGCGAGACCGTCCTCCTCAGCGCCCCCTTCTTCGCCTGCCACGCCCTGGTGGACGTGGACAGCTACGTGGAGGCTTGCCGCCAGGACGCGTGCCGCTGCGACGAGGGCCAGCGGGCCGCCTGCATCTGCGGCACTGTGGCGGAGTACTCGCGGCAGTGTGCCCATGCTGGGGGGCTGCCCGCCAACTGGAGGGGCCCCAAGCTGTGCC CCAAGACCTGCCCCTGGAACATGCAGTACCGAGAGTGCGGCTCCCCCTGCGTGGACACGTGCTCCAACCACGAGCAGTCCCCGCTCTGTGAAGAACACTGTGTGGACGGCTGCTTCTGCCCTCCAG GAACGGTCTTCGACGACATCAGCGGCCAAGGCTGTGTCCCGGTGAATCAGTGCTTCTGTACGTACAAAGGACAGCCCTACGCCCCCGGAGCCTTCTACTCCACCGAATGCACCAACTG CACCTGCTCTGGAGGCCAGTGGAGCTGCCAGGATCTCCCCTGCCCCGGCACCTGCTCTGTGACCGGCGGCTCCCACTTCTCTACCTTTGATGAGAAGCATTACACAGTCCACGGGGACTGCAACTATGTCCTGGTCAAG CCCTGTGATGACAAGGCCTTCACCGTGCTGACGGAGCTCCGCAAGTGTGGGCTGACTGACAGCGAGACCTGCCTCAAGAGTGTGTCCCTCAGCGTTGGGCAGACG GTGATTGTGATCAAGTCCACCGGGGAGGTGTTTGTGAACCGGATTTACACTCAGCTGCCTGTCTCAGCAG GAAATGCTACCCTCTTCAGACCTTCGTCCTCCTTCATCATCGCTCAGACCAACCTGGGCCTCCAGCTGACCATCCAGCTCAGCCCCATCATGCAAGTCTTTGTGAGACTGGAGCCGTCCCTGCAGGGGCTGACCTGCG GTCTCTGTGGGAACTTCAACAACATTCAGGCCGACGACTTCAGGACCATGAGCGGGGTGGTGGAGGGCACGGCCGCTGCCTTTGTCAACACCTACAAGACACAAGCTGACTGTCCCAACGTCAAGAATCACTTTGAGGACCCGTGCACGCTCAGTGTGGAGAATG AGAAATATGCCCAGCATTGGTGCGGCCTGCTCACCGACCCACAAGGACCCTTTGCCCTGTGTCACGCGGTGGTCAGCCCGGCCCTTTACCATCGG AACTGCATGTTTGACACTTGCAACTGTGAGAAGAGCGAGGACTGTCTGTGTGCGGCGCTATCCTCCTATGTGCAAGCCTGTGCTGCCCAGGGAGTGCTTCTGAGCGGCTGGAGGGCCGGTGTCTGCA CCAAGTCCATGTCATGCCCCAAGTCCCTGACGTACCACTACCACATCACCACGTGCCAGCCTACCTGCCGCTCACTCAGTGAGCCCGATGTCACCTGCGGTATCAAGTTCGTCCCCGTGGATGGCTGCGCCTGCCAGGAAGGCACCTTCATGGATGACACTGGCAAATGTGTGCCTTTGGCCAGCTGCCCATGCTACTACCAAGGGTCTGCCCTTCCAAATGGCGAGTCTGTGCATGACAACGGGGCCATCTG CACCTGTACCCAGGGCAGACTGAACTGCATTGGAGGCCAGGTCCCGAAGCCAG cCTGTACCGCCCCCATGGTCTACTTTGACTGCAGAAATGCCTCAGCAGGAGCGACTGGAGCGGAGTGTCAAAAAAGCTGTCACACTCTGGACATGGCCTGT TATAACAGCCAGTGCGTCTCCGGTTGCGTGTGCCCGGATGGGTTGGTGTCTGATGGAGAAGGAGGCTGCATCCACAAGGATCAGTGCCCTTGTGTCCACAACGAGGCTAACTACCAGCCAGGCGAGACCATTCAGGTGGAGTGCAATACCTG CACCTGCAAGAATCGAATGTGGGAGTGTACGAAGGAGCCCTGCCTGGGCACGTGTGCCGTGTATGGGGATGGCCACTACATCACCTTTGATGGCCAGCGCTATAGCTTCAGTGGGAATTGCGAGTATACACTGGTCCAG GACCACTGTGGGAAGAATAGCAGTGGCAAGGGGACTTTCCGAGTCATCACTGAGAACATCCCCTGTGGGACCACAGGCACCACTTGCTCCAAGGCCATCAAGATCTTCTTGGGG AGCTATGAGCTAAAACTCAGTGAAGGGAAGGTGGAAGCGATGGAGAAGGAGGGTGCCAAGGGGGAGCCGCCTTACAGCATCCGTCAGATGGGCATCTACCTGATTGTGGACACCAATGCTGGGCTGGTCCTGCTGTGGGACAAGAAGACCAGCATCTTTATTCAACTCAGCCAAGACTTCAAG GGCAAGGTCTGCGGTCTCTGCGGGAATTATGACGGCAACACCGTCAACGACTTCACCACCAGGAGCCTGTCCGTGGTAGGCGATGTGCAGGAGTTCGGCAACAGCTGGAAGCTCTCCCCCACCTGCCCGGATGCCGTTCCCGTCAGGGACCCCTGCACCGCCAACCCTTACCGCAAAGCCTGGGCCCAGAAGCAGTGCAGCATCATCAACAGCGCCGTCTTCGCAGCCTGCCATCCCCAC GTTGAACCCACTAAGTACTATGAGGCTTGTGTGTCGGACGCCTGCGCCTGCGACACAGGGGGAGACTGCGAGTGCTTCTGCACGGCCGTGGCCGCCTACGCTCAAGCCTGCAACGAGATCAGCGTCTGTGTCTCCTGGAGGACCCCCAGCATCTGCC CTCTGTTCTGCGACTACTACAATCCCAATGGCTCCTGTGAGTGGCACTACCAGCCCTGCGGTGCCCCCTGCATGAAGACCTGCCACAATCCAAGTGGGAAGTGCTCCCATAACGTCCGAGGACTGGAAG GCTGCTACCCCAAGTGCCCTCCAGAGGCGCCCATCTTCGATGAGGATAAGATGGAGTGTGTCCAGAGCTGCGCTCCGTGCTATATCCGAGGAAGATACTACCCGCCGGGCTCCCCAGTGCCCTCGGACCAGAACTGCCACTCATG ctCCTGCACCGAGGCAGGCATCAAGTGCACTTATGACTCAAAGG CATGTGTCTGCACTTACGAAGGGCGGAGTTTCCATCCTGGGGAGATCATTTACCACACCACAGATGGCACCGGGGGCTGCATTACTGCCACCTGCAGCGCCAATGGCACTATAGTGGGCAAGGTGTATGACTGTGACTTCACCACCCCAGCCCCCTCAAccaccttttccttctctcacaCCACATTAG GTCGTCATTCTACATGCCAAGGACACAAAGTTACATCAGTCCCACCTGTGACTTCATTGGCTACAGAACATTTCACGACTCCCTTGCCTATGACAGGCCCAACTGTAACTGTAACGAAATCGGAAACCACGGAGTGTGTTAAAGAGGTTTGCACTTGGTCTCCTTGGTTGGATGTCAGCCACCCGGGAACAGGGGCCAACAGTGGAGATTTTGATACCCTGGAGAACATCAGAGCAGAGGGCTATCGAGTTTGCAGCTCTCCAAGAGGGGTAGAATGCAGGGCTGCAGAGTTCCCCGCTGTGCCGTGGCAGGAGCTCAACCAAACCGTGGAGTGTAGCACAACACAGGGACTGATCTGTCACAATAAGGATCAGGCATCTGGAAAATGTGAAAACTACCAGATCAGAATTTTATGCTGCACTTCTCAGTCATGTGAGCCCAGCACTGTCAGGGCTCCCACGACAGAACCACACTCCCAAAGCACAGTTACTCCTGCCACCTCAACATCAAGCCCATCCACGATACCAGAACCAGAGAGTCACTCGACCAAAACCACAGTCTCTCCGACAACAAAGGAAAAGGAGACAACAGAAAGTCACTCTCCTTCCCCAAAGACACTCGAAAACAGCAGTCACTCTCCTAAGGTGACATCAGTGGAGGTGAGAACAGTGCCAGTGACAAACCCATGCCTTCAAGAAGTCTGTGAATGGACAGCCTGGATAGATGGGAGTTATCCTAGCCCGGATATAAATGGGGGAGATTTTGACACCTTTAAACATTTAAGATCGGAAGGATACAAGTTTTGTGATGTCCCTACAGAAGTGGAGTGTAGAGCTAAAAGCTTCCCGAACACACCTTTGGAAGAGCTGGAGCAGAATGTGACTTGTAGCAAGACAGAAGGGCTGGTGTGTCTGAACAAAGATCAGCTCCCACCCATATGCTACAACTATGAGATCCGGATAAAGTGCTGTTGGAAGGAAAATGTCTGTGGTCCAAAAGAGCGGACCACGTCAAGGACATACACTACACAGACACCAAAATCACATGGAGTGACCAAAATAACCACAGAACAGAAGCCCACAGTGAAACCAACCTGTCAGCCACAGTGCTCCTGGACCAAGTGGTTTGATGTGGACTTCCCATCATCAGAACCCAGTGGTGGAGATGAGGAAACCTACAACAATATCATGGCAAGAGGGGAGAAAATCTGTCACAAGCCTGAATATATCACAGAGCTTGAATGTCGTTCAGAGTCTCACCCTGGGGTTAGCATTAATGAGACAGGTCAGGTGGTCGAGTGTAACCCTGACTATGGGCTCATCTGCAGGAACCAAGATCAGAAGGGGAAATTCAAGATGTGTCTTAACTATGAGATCCGTGTCCTCTGTTGCGAACCCATGGACAACTGTCCCATTACATCTCCAACCACTCCCACTACCACATCGGTTACAACAAAGCCAAGTCCTGAGACAACCTCCCATTCTGTACCCATCACAGCCACTTCACCTCCAACTTCACCCCAAACTCCAACAACCTCAGTTACTACATCTCCAACCACTCCCACGACCACATCGGTCACTACAAAGCCAAGTCCTGAGACCACCTCCCATTCTGTGCCCACTACAACCACTTCACCTCCATCTTCACCCCAAACTCCAACGACCTCGGTTACTACATCTCCAACCACTCCCACGACCACATCGGTTACAACAAAGCCAAGTCCTGAGACCACCTCCCATTCTGTGCCCACTACAACCACTTCACCTCCAACTTCACCCCAAACTCCAACGACCTCGGTTACTACATCTCCAACCACTCCCACGACCACATCGGTCACTACACAGCCAAGTCCTGAGACCACCACCCATTCTGTGCCCACTACAACCACTTCACCTCCATCTTCACCCCAAACTCCAACGACCTCGGTTACTACATCTCCAACCACTCCCACAACCACATCGGTTACAACAAAGCCAAGTCCTGAGACCACCTCCCATTCTGTGCCCACCACAACCACTTCACCTCCATCTTCACCCCAAACTCCAACGACTTCAATTTCCACAACACCAACCACAACTCCTAGCACATCTACCCACCCACCTACCCCCAGCTGTCAGCCACAGTGCTCGTGGACCAAGTGGTTTGATGTGGACTTCCCATCATCTGGACCCAATGGTGGAGATGAGGAAACCTACAACAACATCATGGCAAGAGGAGAGAAAATCTGTCATAAGCCTGAATATATCACAGAGCTTGAATGTCGTTCAGAGTCTCACCCTGGGGTTAGCATTAATGAGACAGGTCAG GTGGTCGAGTGTAACCTGGACTACGGACTCATCTGCAGGAACCAAGATCAGAAGGGGAAATTCAAGATGTGTTTCAACTATGAGATCCGTGTCCTCTGTTGTGAACCCGTGAACTGCCTCATCACCACTACTACATCTCCAACCACTCCCACGACCACATCGGTCACTACAAAGCCAAGTCCCGAGACAACTTCCCATTCTGTGTCCACCACAACCACCTCAACTCCATCATCACCCCAAACTCCAACGACTTCGGTTTCCACAACACCAACCACAACTCCTAGCACATCTACCCACCCATCTACCCCCAGCTGTCAGCCACAGTGCTCATGGACCAAGTGGTTTGATGTGGACTTCCCATCATCTGGACCCAATGGTGGAGATGAGGAAACCTACAACAACATCATGGCAAGAGGAGAGCAAATCTGCCACAAGCCTGAATACATCACAGAGCTTGAATGTCGTTCAGAATCTCACCCTGAGGTTAGCATTAATGAGACAGGTCAGGTGGTCGAGTGTAACCCTGACTATGGGCTCATCTGCAGGAACCAAGATCAGAAGGGGAAATTCAAGATGTGTTTCAACTATGAGATCCGTGTCCTCTGTTGTGAACCCGTGAACTGCCCCATCACCACTACTACATCTCCAACCACTCCCACGACCACATCGGTCACTACAAAGCCAAGTCCCGAGACAACTTCCCATTCTGTGTCCACCACAACCACCTCAACTCCATCATCACCCCAAACTCCAACGACTTCAGTTTCCACAACACCAACCACAACTCCTAGCACATCTACCCACCCATCTACCCCCAGCTGTCAGCCACAGTGCTCGTGGACCAAGTGGTTTGATGTGGACTTCCCATCATCTGGACCCAATGGTGGAGATGAGGAAACCTACAACAACATCATGGCAAGAGGAGAGAAAATCTGCCACAAGCCTGAATACATCACAGAGCTTGAATGTCGTTCAGAATCTCACCCTGAGGTTAGCATTAATGAGACAG GTCAGGTGGTCGAGTGTAACCCTGACTATGGGCTCATCTGCAGGAACCAAGATCAGAAGGGGAAATTCAAGATGTGTTTCAACTATGAGATCCGTGTCCTCTGCTGTGAACCTGTGAACTGCCCCATCACCACTACTACATCTCCAACCACTCCCACAACCACATCGGTCACTACAAAGCCAAGTCCCGAGACAACTTCCCATTCTGTGCCCACCACAACCACCTCAACTCCATCATCACCCCAAACTCCAATGACTTCGGTTTCCACTCCAACTGAAAAAATACCATCCACAACACCAACCACAACCCCTAGCACATCTACCTACTCACCTACCCCCAGCTGTCAGCCACAATGCTCATGGACCAAGTGGTTTGATGTGGACTTCCCATCATCTGGACCCAATGGTGGAGATGAGGAAACCTACAACAACATCATGGCAAGAGGAGAGAAAATCTGTCACAAGCCTGAACACATCACAGAGCTTGAATGTCGTTCAGAATCTCACCCTGAGGTTAGCATTAATGAGACAGGTCAGGTGGTCGAGTGTAACCCTGACTATGGGCTCATCTGCAGGAATCAGGATCAGAAGGGAAAATTCAAGATCTGTTTCAACTATGAGATCCGTGTCCTCTGCTGTGAACCCATGGACAACTGTCCTTCCACAATGCCCAGTTCAAGTTTGTCACCAACCATTTCCATGAAAACATCAGCCACTACTTTTCTTCCATCTAGCAAGATCCCACCATTCCATGTTTCTACAACCTTCAGCACCTTGTCTCCACATTCAAGTTCATCATGTTACTGTTTCTTGTCTGGAAAAGTCTATCCAGCTG GAACTGTCATATACAACCAGACGGACAATGCAGGTTACTGTTACTCTGCCATTTGTAACAGAGACTGCAGTGTGGAGAGGATAGCGGAAAGCTGTCCTACAATAGCTCCCGCTCCCAGCCCATCGACATCAGCATCTACAACCACAGCCATAGACACTTCAGCAACCACCCCCAGATTGCCATCAGCATCTTCATCTCGCCCTCCAGTTACAACAGGAAAATCAAGTGGTTGCCTGAATGCAGAACCGCCCAGAAAA AAAGGAGAGACCTGGTTCATGCACAAGTGCAAGAAAGCCACCTGCGAGGGCGACGATGTGATCACACTAACGCCTGTGAGCTGTCCTCCTGTGAAGGAGCTGTCCTGTGCTAATGGCTACCCTCCTGTGAAGGTCTACGATGATGCTGATCACTGCTGCTACCATTATGAGTGTCAAT GTGTGTGCAGTGGCTGGGGAGATCCTCACTACATCACCTTTGATGGGATCTACTACACATTTTTGGACAACTGCACATATGTACTAGTGCAGCAAATCCACCCCGTCTATGACCACTTCCGGGTCCTCATCGACAACTACTTCTGCGACGCCCAGGATGGCCTGTCCTGCCCTCGGTCCATCACTGTCGAGTACAAAGACAATCGCATTGTGCTTATCCGGACTCTGGTCCGTGGAATGATGGAGAATGAG ATTATTTTCAATAACCGGACTGTCAGCGCAGGGTTCAAGAAAGACGGCATTGTGATCTCCACCCTTGGCATTAAGATGTTTGTCACCATCCCAGAGATCGGCGTCCAGGTCATGTTCAGTGGGATGCTCTTCTCAGTTGAGGTGCCCTTCACCAAGTTTGCCAACAACACGGAAGGGCAGTGTG GGACATGCACCAACGACAAGAGGGACGAGTGCCGCCTGCCTGATGGGAAGATGGCGTCTTCCTGCTCTGCCATGTCTGGTTCCTGGAAGTACCATGTGCCCGGCCAGCCATATTGTGCCGGGCCGCCCCCCACCCCTCCCGTGCCTTCCCCCACAACGTCAAAGCCctgccctccttctcttctctgcatGCTGATCATGAGCGA GGTCTTTGAAGCGTGTCATCATGTCATACCCCCAGAGCCGTACTTCGAGGGCTGTGTGTATGACCAGTGCCGCGTCCCCGACGGCCTGGTGTGGTGCTCCAGCTTGGAGCTCTATGCGTCCCTCTGTGCCGCCGAAGGCGTGTGCATTGACTGGAGAGGCGAGACCCAGGGGCAATGTG CTCTTACGTGCCCTGCTGGCCAAGTGTACCAGGCATGTGGCCCCATCTACCCACCCACCTGCCAAAGTCCTCAGGGAAGCATCAACAGCAGCCTGAC CCTTCCCGGTAACATCGGCGTCCTGACTGAAGGCTGCTTCTGCCCCACGGGCACCACCATGTTCAGCTTCGACTCCGAAGTCTGTGTGCCAGCCACTCCATCCGAGTGCCACT